The following are encoded together in the uncultured Sphaerochaeta sp. genome:
- a CDS encoding extracellular solute-binding protein codes for MKRLHVLLPMLLLLCVLLPVSAQGSKAVASDDVVLTMGSWRTDDVEQMNRLLAAYKKIAPEVTIKFQPTNPPDYNATLRLQLDSGTGPDLMYARSYAAGQELFNAGYFADCTDIPGLMDNFSASNLAPWQMSDGSMFAVPFAAVSHAVYYNKDIFEKEGITIPDDWESFLSLCKTLENRGYTPLANGLADEWDILETFFFGLLPNYIGGADMRAKYENGELPLNDRNFVAAYQAMADVARYCPDGFESVTYNDSQVLFNSQKAVMFVDGSWTAGVYKDASFEWGLFAIPAPKGKNTAICFHPDMAITMNRATKYPEEAKAFLAWLCTEEGATTASQNLPSGYFPMIDFPIKLEDPHANEFLSLNAGKETDARFVWPKLMNLYSPMNQAVIKVMKGDITAKQAADSVSALM; via the coding sequence ATGAAACGATTGCACGTTCTTCTACCTATGCTGTTGCTTCTTTGTGTATTGCTTCCTGTTTCTGCCCAAGGCTCAAAGGCCGTGGCCTCTGATGACGTGGTGCTCACCATGGGTTCCTGGAGAACCGATGATGTAGAACAGATGAATCGCTTGCTTGCTGCTTATAAAAAGATTGCTCCCGAGGTAACGATCAAATTTCAACCGACAAATCCTCCAGACTACAACGCTACCCTGCGTCTACAACTGGACAGTGGAACCGGCCCAGATTTGATGTACGCCCGTTCATATGCTGCAGGCCAAGAGTTGTTCAATGCCGGATATTTTGCCGATTGTACGGACATTCCTGGACTCATGGATAACTTCTCCGCCAGCAATCTTGCCCCCTGGCAGATGAGTGACGGCTCCATGTTCGCTGTTCCTTTTGCAGCTGTAAGTCATGCGGTATATTACAACAAGGATATTTTCGAGAAGGAAGGAATTACCATTCCAGACGACTGGGAATCATTCCTCTCACTTTGCAAAACCCTTGAAAACAGAGGGTATACTCCCCTTGCCAATGGATTGGCCGATGAGTGGGATATCCTTGAAACCTTCTTCTTCGGACTGCTCCCCAATTATATCGGTGGGGCTGACATGCGGGCGAAATATGAGAATGGAGAACTTCCTCTCAATGATAGGAACTTTGTAGCAGCCTATCAGGCCATGGCAGATGTTGCACGATACTGTCCTGATGGTTTTGAATCAGTCACCTACAATGACAGCCAAGTACTGTTCAATAGCCAGAAAGCAGTCATGTTCGTGGACGGCAGCTGGACAGCCGGGGTATATAAGGATGCATCCTTTGAATGGGGATTGTTTGCCATTCCTGCTCCAAAAGGCAAGAACACCGCTATCTGCTTCCACCCTGATATGGCAATCACGATGAATAGGGCAACAAAGTATCCAGAAGAAGCGAAAGCATTCCTTGCATGGCTCTGTACAGAGGAAGGAGCAACCACAGCAAGCCAGAACCTGCCCAGTGGATACTTCCCGATGATCGACTTCCCCATCAAGCTCGAGGATCCCCATGCAAATGAGTTCCTCTCACTCAATGCAGGAAAGGAAACTGATGCACGATTTGTCTGGCCTAAGCTGATGAATCTCTATTCACCGATGAACCAAGCGGTTATCAAGGTGATGAAGGGAGATATTACCGCCAAGCAGGCTGCTGACTCTGTTTCGGCATTGATGTAA
- a CDS encoding sugar ABC transporter permease, with the protein MRPKHAHHFPWLLYLAPALLVYTVFMAFPLIDSLRLSFFSGNSQATRIFVGLDNFKRLFTDPEISTRYWGAFFNTWKFFFVHLIVQNGLGIFFAVLLTHETMKGRHIYQTIIFIPTTFAVLITGYLWKLMLNPVWAGDFLVSIGLPFLKHPYLGDTDTALWAVSLVSCWQWLGIPTMMFVAALRNISTELLEAARLEGAGNGKTFWFIKLPLIKPVVGIIAVLTFVNNFNAFDIVFAMENVNGAPEYSTDLIGTLFYRYGIAGQHPIGIPDAGLGAAIATITFLLLLVLVIPTLKNTQRSA; encoded by the coding sequence ATGCGTCCAAAACACGCCCATCATTTTCCCTGGTTGCTCTATCTGGCTCCAGCGTTGCTTGTGTATACTGTCTTTATGGCCTTTCCTCTTATTGACTCATTACGCTTGAGTTTTTTTAGTGGAAACAGCCAAGCAACCCGAATCTTTGTGGGCCTGGATAATTTTAAACGATTGTTTACTGACCCAGAAATTTCAACACGGTATTGGGGAGCTTTTTTCAATACCTGGAAATTCTTTTTTGTGCATCTCATTGTCCAAAATGGACTGGGTATCTTTTTTGCCGTTCTGCTTACCCATGAAACCATGAAAGGCCGACACATATACCAGACCATCATCTTTATTCCTACAACGTTTGCTGTCCTTATCACAGGATACTTGTGGAAACTGATGCTCAACCCAGTTTGGGCAGGTGACTTTCTTGTTTCTATCGGATTACCGTTTCTCAAACACCCTTATTTAGGCGACACCGATACAGCTCTCTGGGCTGTCTCTCTTGTCTCATGCTGGCAGTGGCTTGGTATCCCTACCATGATGTTTGTTGCAGCATTGAGAAACATCAGTACTGAATTGCTCGAAGCAGCACGACTTGAGGGAGCTGGCAATGGGAAAACATTCTGGTTCATCAAGCTTCCCCTTATCAAACCGGTTGTAGGAATCATCGCCGTGCTTACGTTTGTAAACAACTTCAATGCATTTGATATTGTTTTCGCAATGGAGAATGTGAATGGGGCACCAGAATACTCCACCGATCTTATTGGAACACTTTTCTACCGTTATGGTATTGCAGGACAACATCCTATCGGAATTCCTGATGCAGGGCTGGGAGCTGCCATTGCAACCATTACGTTTCTCCTACTTCTGGTATTGGTCATTCCAACCCTGAAGAACACACAGAGGAGTGCCTAG
- a CDS encoding LacI family DNA-binding transcriptional regulator — protein MAEQTTKMKRPTIKDIARESGYSKTAVSFAFNDPSRISKKACSQILETAERLGYIPDPMARNFSLRRHLSIGFLLPQEIRYSLQNPYAQQVLLGIGGVCEKYGYTLTLIPPLNESVTEAVRNAAVDGLITMGMQVDMEIVSVMKTRLIPYVTIDGTPDEDMPSVNINDELASYELMKTVLESGHRNICIISLGQDIFAEKATKRSLPERRMEGFRKALREVGISLKDVPVLVSEPTLADGKRRGKEILAFEKRPTCVVSMSDIVAIGCIVSWNEEGLSVPGDISIAGFDNIDEASCIIPHLTTVDQPAQEKGRLAAEALFNMINKETLQSVHIQIPYTLIKRDSVTDLTSGQP, from the coding sequence ATGGCAGAGCAAACGACTAAAATGAAACGACCTACAATCAAGGACATCGCCCGCGAGAGCGGATATTCTAAGACGGCAGTCTCCTTTGCATTCAATGATCCATCAAGGATCAGTAAGAAGGCTTGCAGCCAGATTCTTGAGACCGCTGAACGGCTTGGCTATATCCCAGATCCAATGGCGCGTAATTTCTCACTCCGTAGACATCTCTCCATTGGCTTTCTACTCCCACAGGAAATACGTTATTCACTGCAGAACCCGTATGCACAACAAGTACTACTAGGCATCGGAGGCGTTTGTGAAAAATATGGCTATACGCTTACGCTAATTCCACCCCTAAATGAAAGCGTAACAGAAGCTGTACGCAACGCAGCGGTTGATGGGTTGATTACCATGGGTATGCAGGTAGACATGGAAATTGTCTCAGTCATGAAAACCCGCTTGATTCCTTATGTGACCATTGACGGGACTCCAGATGAAGATATGCCCAGCGTAAACATCAATGATGAGTTGGCTTCCTATGAATTGATGAAGACTGTGCTCGAATCCGGACACCGAAACATCTGCATCATTTCTCTAGGACAAGACATTTTCGCTGAAAAGGCAACAAAAAGGAGCCTTCCCGAACGAAGGATGGAGGGTTTCAGGAAAGCATTGAGGGAAGTGGGGATCTCACTGAAAGATGTACCGGTCCTGGTGAGTGAACCAACGCTTGCAGACGGGAAACGGCGAGGCAAGGAAATTTTGGCATTCGAAAAGAGACCCACCTGTGTTGTCTCAATGAGTGACATAGTGGCAATCGGATGCATTGTCAGTTGGAATGAAGAGGGATTGTCTGTCCCAGGGGATATTTCTATTGCAGGATTCGACAATATTGATGAAGCTTCATGTATCATCCCTCATCTGACAACAGTAGACCAGCCAGCACAGGAAAAAGGACGCCTTGCTGCTGAAGCCCTGTTTAACATGATAAACAAAGAGACCTTGCAAAGCGTCCATATACAAATTCCCTACACGTTGATAAAACGTGATTCAGTAACGGACCTTACTTCTGGACAGCCTTGA
- a CDS encoding adenylate kinase: protein MNLVFLGPPGAGKGTIASEAKNHFGIPHISTGDLFRSHIKGDTDLGKQVKAILAAGDLVPDSVTIEMVKQRFLEADAKNGFILDGFPRTIAQADALAEMKTLDAVVNFVLDREQIVKRLSGRRVCKSTGRTYHIHYNPPKVEGIDDETGEPLIQRDDDKPEAILNRLSVYEQQTEPLIAYYREKGLLVDIDASSAPDVVLSALIKAVQK, encoded by the coding sequence ATGAATTTAGTTTTTCTCGGCCCTCCGGGTGCCGGTAAGGGGACCATCGCGTCCGAGGCAAAAAATCATTTTGGCATTCCCCATATCTCGACCGGCGACCTGTTTCGCAGTCATATCAAAGGGGACACAGACCTAGGCAAGCAGGTAAAAGCTATTTTGGCTGCCGGTGATTTGGTTCCAGATTCTGTGACCATTGAGATGGTCAAACAGCGTTTCCTCGAAGCTGATGCAAAGAATGGTTTTATCCTTGATGGATTCCCACGCACCATTGCCCAAGCCGACGCACTCGCCGAGATGAAAACGCTTGATGCAGTAGTGAATTTTGTCCTTGACCGGGAGCAAATCGTTAAACGACTGAGTGGAAGAAGAGTATGTAAATCTACAGGAAGAACCTATCATATTCATTACAATCCACCTAAGGTGGAAGGTATAGATGATGAGACAGGAGAGCCTCTCATCCAACGTGATGACGACAAGCCGGAAGCAATCCTGAATCGCTTGAGTGTCTATGAGCAACAGACAGAGCCTCTAATCGCTTATTATCGCGAGAAAGGGCTTTTGGTCGATATCGACGCTTCCTCAGCTCCTGATGTAGTTCTCTCTGCCTTGATCAAGGCTGTCCAGAAGTAA